The Ziziphus jujuba cultivar Dongzao chromosome 5, ASM3175591v1 genome segment ACAATCCGTGTTTTCAAACCTCGGCGAACTCATTCAAGAGAAAACCATTTTGAactttgttaaagaaaaattcGAAAAGCAAGACATTTTTGGTCAACTTGAAGGCAGTGCTTTGTTGATCAGGTCTTCTCTCACTGTTTACCAATACCCTTTTTTATAACAGTATGAGTATCTTTTTAACCAAGGTACGCTTAGAAACATTTCATCTTCCTTTGCTTAGCTAGTTGGAGCCCCCTCTCTGAAGCCAGACATTCTGCTGTTTCATGTATGTGTCCaactttcttcttattgcaaATGACTGTATGTTCCAAGAAAATCTAGTTGCAAACAGATAGACTAGAAGTATATATTAAGAATAGGAAGTATATTCTTTGTGTAAAACTTTTGTATATGGGAGCATGACAACATAGAAAACATTGGTACCTATCAATCTAGCATTCAATAAAACAGGTGAAAATGATAATCAGATTCAGTGTGATGATGCTGGTAATTTGATGGCTTGTGATGTCTAATACTGTTTAATTTCCCTCTTATGAGTAGAATTACAGGTAACTGAACATTTGGGAGGTGATCAAATTTTAGTTGTTACAAGTTCGAAATTATATGTGCTTGTCCTGTTAAAAACTCCGGTTTGAACTTTATGTCTTTTGCTCTCAAAACTTAACAAACCTATATGCATTTATGCTTTTGCAAGGTATGTTGCAGTTGGGAATGAACCATTCTTGTCGACATACAATGGAACCTTCCTTGCAACAACTTATCCTGCCCTTCAAAACATCCAGTCAGCCCTTATAAAAGCTGGTTTGGCCAACCGTGTTAAAGTCACTATCCCTCTAAATGCAGATGTATATGGCAGCTCATCTCAAAACCCTTCGGATGGTGACTTCCGTTCAGACATCCATCCTCTCATGCTGGAAATTGTCAAGTTCTTGAGTGACAATGGAGCTCCTTTCACTGTGAACATTTATCCCTTTATAAGCCTTTACAATGATCCAAATTTCCCTACTGACTATGCCTTCTTCAATGGCTACTCAACTCCTATAAATGACAATGGAAGGATCTATGACAATGTGTTCGATGCAAACCTTGATACCCTTATATGGTCCCTACAGAAAAATGGATATGGAAACTTGTCCATAATCATCGGAGAGATAGGATGGCCTACTGATGGAGACCGAAATGCAAACTTACAGAATGCTCAACGGTTCAACCAAGGGTTTATGGCTCGATATATCAAAGGGACAGGGACTCCAATGAGACCTGGGAAGTCGGATGCTTACTTATTCGGCcttattgatgaagatgctaaaAGCATTCAGCCAGGGAACTTCGAACGACATTGGGGTATATTCTACTTTGATGGAACAGCCAAGTATCAGTTTAACCTCGGGACTTCCTCAAAAGGATTAGTCCCAGCTAGTAACGTACGCTATCTAGCCAAGAAATGGTGTATATTTTCTCCATCAGCAAGCCTTGATGATCCTCAAGTGTCACCTAGTGTGGCTTATGCTTGTGCAAATGCTGACTGCACAAGTCTTGGATATGGCACTTCTTGTGGAAATTTGGATGCCCGGGGAAACATTTCGTATGCGTTTAACAGTTACTTTCAGACACAAAATCAGGCAGACACTGCCTGTAAATTCCCAAGCATTTCGGCTATCACTACCCAAGACCCGTCCCCCACCCAAGGAGACTGCAAGTTTAGGATCATGATACAAACAACCAGttctggtggtggtggtggcagcagcagcagcagcagcagcaggagCAGCAGTGGAGTTGGGTTTCTTAAGAAACCGGTTAGCATGATGCTGTTTATGTTCATGTTTTTCTTTACGATTCTGTGATTCCTGGGCCTCTTTTGTACATtgcttgttttttttccccccctccttttttttcttttttcattttgtatatttatgtCCGACTGTAACGTATTCAAATTCCAAGCATAGAAAGTTAGCTTCAAGTTTAGATTTGATCAGCGTGATATAAACATGGATTCAGAAATATTTGTGTAttcaattttataagaatccaggtgtggattttaaaaaattgaaatactagtttattatattattcaatatggattttttatttttatttttttggtgtagATATTGAATTTGGAAATTACCCAGCAAACAGCGACGTCATGAAGGTCTTCCAAAGAAAATACATGCTTTCAtgaatttattctctttttaaaGATCAAATCCCGGATTTGACGAGTTTTCAAACATATTAACCAAAAATGACCATGCATTTCAAGCATGAAGCTTGAGGAGGAGCAAAGAAATAAatccaaatatcatttttatttgatgtgataaccaatatatatatctacactaCCAAAGAGAACTATTCTTGAGAGCTTGACCA includes the following:
- the LOC107411174 gene encoding glucan endo-1,3-beta-glucosidase 5 isoform X2 is translated as MELIKGISFGGFLVSLLFFNVLVSTVFGIGVNWGTQATHPLPAPTVVKMLKDNGFEKVKLFDADPTILNALGKSGLQVMVGIPNDMLASLAGSVQAAENWVAQNVSSHINSNGVDIRYVAVGNEPFLSTYNGTFLATTYPALQNIQSALIKAGLANRVKVTIPLNADVYGSSSQNPSDGDFRSDIHPLMLEIVKFLSDNGAPFTVNIYPFISLYNDPNFPTDYAFFNGYSTPINDNGRIYDNVFDANLDTLIWSLQKNGYGNLSIIIGEIGWPTDGDRNANLQNAQRFNQGFMARYIKGTGTPMRPGKSDAYLFGLIDEDAKSIQPGNFERHWGIFYFDGTAKYQFNLGTSSKGLVPASNVRYLAKKWCIFSPSASLDDPQVSPSVAYACANADCTSLGYGTSCGNLDARGNISYAFNSYFQTQNQADTACKFPSISAITTQDPSPTQGDCKFRIMIQTTSSGGGGGSSSSSSSRSSSGVGFLKKPVSMMLFMFMFFFTIL
- the LOC107411174 gene encoding glucan endo-1,3-beta-glucosidase 5 isoform X1 — translated: MYKKTCTSQVSIAYSDNNFNFFYLGKVFMELIKGISFGGFLVSLLFFNVLVSTVFGIGVNWGTQATHPLPAPTVVKMLKDNGFEKVKLFDADPTILNALGKSGLQVMVGIPNDMLASLAGSVQAAENWVAQNVSSHINSNGVDIRYVAVGNEPFLSTYNGTFLATTYPALQNIQSALIKAGLANRVKVTIPLNADVYGSSSQNPSDGDFRSDIHPLMLEIVKFLSDNGAPFTVNIYPFISLYNDPNFPTDYAFFNGYSTPINDNGRIYDNVFDANLDTLIWSLQKNGYGNLSIIIGEIGWPTDGDRNANLQNAQRFNQGFMARYIKGTGTPMRPGKSDAYLFGLIDEDAKSIQPGNFERHWGIFYFDGTAKYQFNLGTSSKGLVPASNVRYLAKKWCIFSPSASLDDPQVSPSVAYACANADCTSLGYGTSCGNLDARGNISYAFNSYFQTQNQADTACKFPSISAITTQDPSPTQGDCKFRIMIQTTSSGGGGGSSSSSSSRSSSGVGFLKKPVSMMLFMFMFFFTIL